Part of the Woronichinia naegeliana WA131 genome, TTCATCAAGAAATCGAGATTCCGAGTACAGGAAAAAGAAAAGCACGGAAGGTTAAGCTTGCCGTCCGATTTTGCTCAGTTAATCTACGAACTCCCTATCGTTTTGATAATCGTGACCCGTTGAATGTCTATGCTGTTTATGCGACAGAAATCGATTGTCCCGAAGGCGAAACTCCTTTATCTTGGATGCTTCTGACTACAGAAGTTGTTGAGACTATTGAGATGGCTGTCACTATTCTTCGTTGGTACACCTACCGATGGCGGGTTGAAGAATTTCATAAAGTCCTTAAGTCTGGTTGTCAGAGTGAGCGTTATCGACTTGCCTCTGATGGAATGAAAACTCTTTTGGGTTTTTTAAGTGTCATTGCTGTTGAACTTTTACACGTTACTTATCTTCATCGTACCCAGCCCGATGCTCTCGCGATTGAAATTCTTAATCCTCTTCAACTTCAGGTGTTAAAAGCAGCCGCCTCTCAAAAACTTCCCCCTATTTTGACTGTTGCTTGGGCTGTCGAGTCTGTTGCTTTTCTTGGTGGTTATCTTGAACATCGTCGTAAAACTCCTCTCGGTATCCAAGTCCTTTGGCGCGGTTGGTTGAAGTTGCATGACCTTTGCCAAGGCTGGCAGCTTGCAATCCGCACTTAACGGGAAAAGTCAGAATAAAAATCCTCTTGAAGCACCATATAAAATTTACAAATGCTCCCATTACAAAATGAGAGGCATCTACAAAGAAAACTGCCCTTTTTCCTGCTTTTGCCTCTTCTAGCCTTGGTTCTAGTTCTTTTTCTCTATAGCTATCCTGAGCTTCTACATCTGCTTTTGATGGAATTGTTCCCACCTTTAGAAACCTCATTCCTATTGACTTTAAAAATTTTCTGACTTGCGTCGGACTTCTTTTTATTCCTGTTAATTCTTCTATTCTTTTTACTGCTTCATTTATTGCTGCTGGTGGATTTGACTCAAAATATGCCTCAATTGTCCCTTGATGCTCTGTTAACTCGCTTTTCGGGCGATTAAATTTTATTTCTTTTAGTTTTTCTATCCCGCCCTCTTGATAATCACGGATATAGCTTGTCACCGTATTTACTGAAACTCCTGCGAATTGAGCAATTTTTTGATGAGACAATCCCTGACTTTTTAGCCATAAAACTTCCATCTTTAGCTGCACTCTAGGATGCGGGTGATTAAACCGACCGTAAGACAACAGTCTTTTGTCTTCTTCTGTAAATTCTAACTTAATCATTTCTCAGCCTCTTGACTAATTTTTCTATTTTTATTATATTATCTCTTATTTTTAGAATTCGCAACCTGTGACCGTGTTTAGTATATTTTTTCCTGCCTCTAAAAACCGTTCTCGCAAGTCCTTCATGGGAGAACAATGACGTATAGAACTCAAGGCAGGAAAATAAAGAGCCTTACGTAAATGAGGATTACCAATTTTACACAACCGAGTTTTGCCTTTAACAGAGGTTCCCGATTGATGCTCTTGAGGGGTTAAACCCGCAAATGCTGCTAATTGACGAGCAGAAGAAAACTGATTAATATCGCCAATTTCTGCCAGAATTGTCATTGCTGTCGGCTCACCAATTCCTACAATCGAAGTCAATAAATCTGCTTGACTTTTTAGAGAACTATATTCGTTCAACAATTCTTTTTGTCGCTTTTTTACATTGTCAATTTGAGTTTCTAAAAACACAAGATGAGCTTCAATATCTTCTATGAGACTCTCATCAACTGTTGTTTTTAAACGATTTTTTTCTTGAGTTGCCATCTGCTCTAACGCTCTTAATCGACGGCTATAAGACTGTAATTGTGCCATTTCTGGACTTGGAGGTGTCCAAGCTTGTGGTTTAAGGGCTGCACAGAATCGTGCAATCGTTGTCGCATCTGCTTGAGCATTTTTTGTTCGACTCAAGCGACTTTGAGCAAATCCCTTAATTCGGGCAGGATTAACAATACTGACAACGTGACCTAAACTGTGTAAATAAGTTGCTACTGAATGGCCGTAGGTACTGGTAGCTTCTAAGCAGGCATGAACTTTTTCCAGTTGGTTTTGCTCTAACCATTGTTTGAGTTGCTCGAACCCTTCAAGGTTATTGGAAAATTCTTTGACCTGACTTTTTTTCTCTCCCTTAAGTAAAGCGGCTGAGAATTTGTCTTTACTAATATCTATGCCGAGAATGGCTTCTTTTTCGCTCATGGTTTAACTCCTTGTGAGTCAGAAAAATAGTTGTCACTCTGCTGCGCTATCCTTGCAAATACTAGGTTTTTTGAGAAAAAGCCACGTTGATACTGTCCAGTCTGCGGAAGGTGACATTCCGAAGAACAAATAGGAGGCTCTTTATCTACGAAGCAAGCTTTTTGCTTTAGGTTGGGTTCAGAGTCACTCTTTTTCTTGTTCTTCTTGAGATTAGGATAGCTCCTATCCTCCATTCCCAACATACAAGGTTGGGTTGACAACAGGAAACCCAGAATCGCTTTTCTCTGGTAATACTAATCAGAAGCCAGCCGTAGGTTAGGTTCACAAGAAGAAGCTAGATTAAACTTTCGCAAGGCTAAAATGAGAGAGCGATCAGGGTATAACAAATCACTGAGTTAGAGGCGATCGCAAGGCCAAAATGAGAGTGCGATCGGGGTATTAGGTTTTGAGTTAGAGGCGATCGCAAGGCCAAAATGAGAGTGCGATCAGGTATAGGTTTTGAATTAGAGGCGATCGCAAAGCTGAAATAAGAGTGCGATCGGAGTATAGGTTTTGAGTTAGAGGCGATCGGAGTATAGGTTTTGAGTTAGAGGCGATCGCAAGGCCAAAATGAGAGTGCGATCGGGTATAGGTTTTGAGTTAGAGGCGATCGCAAGGCCAAAATGAGAGTGCGATCGGGTATAGGTTTTGAGTTAGAGGCGATCGCAAGGCCAAAATGAGAGTGCGATCAGGTATAGGTTTTGAATTAGAGGCGATCGCAAGGCTAAAATGAGTGCGATAGGGGTATAGGTCTTGACTTAGAGGCGATCGCAAAGCTGAAATAAGAGTGCGATCGGAATATAGGTTTTGAGTTAGAGGCGATCAGGTTATAGGTTTTGAGTTAGAGGCGATCGCAAGGCTAAAATGAGTGCGATAGGGGTATAGGTCTTGACTTAGAGGCGATCGCAAGGCCAAAATGAGAGTGAGATCGGGGTATAGGTTTTGAATTAGAGGCGATCGCAAGGCCAAAATGAGAGTGCGATCAGGTATAGGTTTTGAATTAGAGGCGATCGCAAGGCTAAAATGAGTGCGATAGGGGTATAGGTCTTGACTTAGAGGCGATCGCAAAGCTGAAATAAGAGTGCGATCGGAATATAGGTTTTGAGTTAGAGGCGATCAGGTTATAGGTTTTGAGTTAGAGGCGATCGCAAGGCTAAAATGAGTGCGATAGGGGTATAGGTCTTGACTTAGAGGCGATCACAAGGCCAAAATGAGAGTGCGATCGGGTATAGGTTTTGAATTAGAGGCGATCGCAAGGCCAAAATGAGAGTGCGATCGGGTATAGGTTTTGAGTTAGAGGCGATCGCAAGGCAAAAATGAGAGTGCGATCGGGTATAGGTTTTGAATTAGAGGCGATCGCAAGGCCAAAATGAGAGTGCGATCAGGTATAGGTTTTGAATTAGAGGCGATCGCAAGGCCAAAATGAGAGTGCGATCGGGTATAGGTTTTGAATTAGAGGCGATCGCAAGGCTAAAATGAGTGCGATAGGGGTATAGGTCTTGACTTAGAGGCGATCGCAAGGCCAAAATGAGAGTGCGATCAGGTATAGGTTTTGAGTTAGAGGCGATCGCAAGGCCAAAATGAGAGTGCGATCGGGTATAGGTTTTGAGTTAGAGGCGATCGCAAGGCAAAAATGAGAGTGCGATCGGGTATAGGTTTTGAGTTAGAGGCGATCGCAACAATATTCAACGGTTTTGATTCCTTTTGATAGAGAGCGAGAATTCTCGCTCTAACGACTGTGGCAAGACTTATCGGTTCTTCTACCTCAGTATTAAGAGGAGCAACGAGATATTCAAATCCCCCTTTGGGTGTTTGTAACATTGCTACATCGGTAATGACGGCGGGAATCTTATCCTTGGTGGTATCTGGACTTGGAGTATGGGTAGTGGATTCACTACGGGAATTGCGCTCAGACTTTTGTCCTTTGACTTGAATACCATCGTCAAATAGGAGAATTTCTGACTCCTCTACGTTATAAATCTCTACGTTTTTTTTAATCTGAATCTGCCCAGATGTGGTCGATTCTAACGATTCTTGTACAGTTTGTCGGATTTGCTGACTATAGGTTTCGGCTTTCCCTTTCACTATTTCCCAAATGGTCTGGTCACTCAATAAGTTTTCTCCTGTTACTCGTTCTACTAAACCAGCTACATTCTCATAACTGAGCCGATTCGCGTAATAACCGCATAATTCCTCTAGTCTTTGACTCACAAACCTTTCCTGCAATTGCTCCGATAACTGAAAATAGTTGCTTTCTTTTTTATTCGTTTGATACTTTTGTAAGTAAAACTCAAACTTACCGTGTAATGTTTTTATCTACTAATGTTCTTGATTCTCAGGCTTTGAGTCCTGACCAGATGTTGGCTGAATATAAGGCACAACAAATTACCGAGCGTGGCTTTCGTTTCCTTAAAGACCCTTTCTTTTTTGCTTCTGCTCTTTTTCTCAAGAATCCTCAACGCATTATGGCTTTGATGATGATTATGGTTGTCTCTTTATTGGTTTACACTTTGGCACAACGTCGCCTACAACTGGCTTTGGCTGCTTCCCATCAGACCATTCCTCATCAAAAAGGCATACCTACTTCTACTCCCACTCTGCGTTGGGTTTTTCAGTCTTTTCTGTTTATCCGTTGGTTAGAGATTGATGGTATTCCAACTATCGTTAATTTCACCTCTAACCACAAACATATTCTTTCTTTTCTTTGCTCTTACTGTCAAAAATACTACTTTATCTCTTGACCTACCTGCGGAATGTAGGATACAAGCTTTTCAGTCTGATTTTTGTGTAATTAATTTTGTACAACTACTTATTTTACTGTTTGCCATCTAATGTCAGGCTTTAACAAAATTTAAGAAAGTTAGGAATGGCTGGATAAGGGCGATCGCTGAATTAATGCCAACAAAGGGCCCGTTTGTTCTACGCCGCGCACACTTAAATCACTGTGACAGAGATAAAGGCGATCGCTAACTCGTGCCAATAAATCCCGCATGATGCGCTCAAAACGTTCTTGATCCGCTTGTAAACTGTTGTCTTCCATCCATTGCCAGCCAGACCAACCCCGTTGAAAAATAGGGGCCGCAAAAAGCTGAGACGCTCCTCCTTTCTTCCACAGTTCCGATCCTGCATCGAGCCAAAAATGCCAAGGGTGCTGAGTTCGCAGTGATCGATATTGAAAAATAGTCGCTAAAATAATGCGTGGGGATGGATGGCCCAAAGCTCGATGGGGTAAGGGATTGGCGGTAATGGTTCCCTGCCGTAGCAATTGAATAAAATCTGCCAAAGCAAAACGAGTAAGGTTCACATTTTCAGGATTTTGAGCTAAACGTTGCTCCACTTTCCAGAAATGTTGAGCGGTTTCCATCAACTCTCGTAAAGCCGATACCTGGGAATAGGGCAGCTTGGCCATCGGGGGAACTAATTCCTGCATAGCCTGGTGCAGCATTTCGAGGGGACTAAACTCAGGACTTTGCGCCACTTCTTTTTGACGTTGTTCAATCCATTCAGAAAGAGATTTGTAAGCTGTGGCTGCTTGATAACCTAAACGATCCCAACGGGCAAAACGCTCAAAGGGTAATAGTCGAGGTTGAGCCAAATCCAATTGATAGCAGGCATCGGCAAGAATTCCCGCCCGTACCGGATCAATGGCTGGTATTAGCCGTTGATGTTTTTCCCCAGAACTGTCTTGAGATGTTTGGCTCAAAATCACTAACATTTCGGCGACATCATCTCGCAAAGCTAATCTACCTAAATCGGGATAAACCAACGCTGAAAGGGTGAGTAGGGAACGCACAAAAGGGGAACTATGCAGAGGACGTTGCTCATTCAGGGGTTCGATAGGGATCTGGGCGGCTGTGAGCATTTCGATCAAGCTGTAGCGAGCAATGTCATCCAAGCCAGGGGCAATAATGGCAATCTCTTCGGGTTTAATCTCTCCGTCTTTAACCGTTTCAATGATCAGATTGGCAGTGGTTCGCAGCAGCTTTGCTCTAGAGGTGGTTTGTAGAGATTGAAGGGTAGGAGGTAAGGGTAAATTGGCGAGGGGATCGGTTAACAAAGTTAAAATATTCTCGCCCCAATCTGCTGCTAATCCAGAGGGACAGTCTAAGGCTTCAATTTGGCAATAGCTGGCTAACGTAGCCAGATAATCGGGATCGGCATTGAGTCCTAGACGAATTTTGCCATCAAGGTTGTAAGTCAATAATCCCCAGGCTCCCCCCTGTAGAAGGGTTTCAATTAAGTCGGCGGCGATCACTGGATAATCATCGAGATCATCAGCAAAAACAGCCGTGAATCTTTGTTGCAGTCGTGCTTGATAATCCTCTTGGGGAAGTAGATATTGCCAATACAGATCATAGATCAAACCATAGGTCAAGAAACCTTGCTCTAAACACCACTGTCGCCAGGCCAACAAAAAACGTCCCCGTTCTGCTGGGGAACAATCCTGCTGTTGATGGTCGGGCCAACTATTGGTTAATAACGTAGAAATTTCTGTCAAGGGTAAACCGGCAGCCCCCCCTAACTGCATCACATCCAAACTATCTCGTACTAGGCGATATTCCGCCGCTAAGGAACGGGGGGTTTCTTGCTTGGCATTCATCTTTCGCCACAAAGCCGTTGCCAAGGCCTGTTCCGTTTCTGGTCGTAATCTCAAGGGAAATTGAGCGGGACAGACGGCTTGTTCAAGAATGAGAGGCCAAAAAAGTAAGACTTCTTCGCTGATAAATCCTAAAGGGGTTTTACATTGCACGGGATAGCGTCCATCCACGGCGATCGCTAACCGATCAGCTAATTGACGGCGATCGCTTTCATTGGCCGCAAGAACAAGACAGAGATTTGCAGGAATGATCGGGGTCGCAAAATTGATCACCCAATCCCGAAATCCTTGACAGAGACGCTGGGTTTTACCACTGCGCGTCCTTCCCCTCACCCAAATTGATCGTTCAAACACGATTTCCCCTTCAATAAATCTGCTAAGATACCCCTTATTCTTAAAAGTGCCAGCAAATCCACGAGGCTGACGCTTTTATTTTGTTGCATTAGGATGACTCAGCCATCAATGAAACTCAATACCTTGTGGAATAAAACAACTCAATGGTTGACTGGCCGGACGGAACGCTCTTTAGAGCAAGCCTTTCAAGCCGCGCTTCAAATTAAGGAACTAGAAGATCACTATTTCCAAGGACATAAAGTTTCAGCCGATTCGATCGCCTATGGTGCTAGTGTTATTACTTATTTTACAACGGAAGTTAAACAGCATCTCCAAACCATTCAGGTCAATCTTGCGGCCTTTAAAAAAACGCCACATTTTCAACCAGTTGTCCCTGACATTGTAGAAAACAATCAACCAAAAGATCACTCATTGAAGGGACAAGATGAGGTTAACTATCTTTTAGAAAAACTTCAGTTTATTGATGGGATGGTAGCGCGATATTCTACTCTCGCCATAGAATCTGCCTCTTCAATCGCGATCGCGGCCGCTCCCTTACCCCCATCAGAGATTCTTCCCCCAGCCAGGATTATGGATAATCAACGGAAAGCTCGACCCATGCCCAAAAATAGCTCGCGTTATCTTCGACCCAATGATGGCAATCAGAAGTTAGACAGTGCCTCTCGTAAGACCGGGATGCTACCCCGCTCTTTTTTACGAACTCTGAATCGTCTTAAGCAGGAAATGGATCCTCAATCAGATGAAAAAGAAGAAGAGGTTTTAAATCAATACCGCAGTGCCCGTTATAAAACGACCCTCTCGGTCAAATTTTTATTGATGTTGATTATTATTCCCTTACTAACCCATCAACTCACCAAGACCTTTTTCCTGACCCCCATCGTCGAAAAGTATTTTGATAACCATTTAGAGATGGTTTTTCTGAACCAGAGTTTAGAAACAGAAGCTTTTGCAGAATTGAAACATTTTGAAGATACCCTGCGTTTTCAAGGGTTGATCCAACCAGAAAAAAGGTTATCGACGGAAGAGATCGATGAAAGACTTAAGGAAAAGGCTCAGGAAATTTCCAATAGTTACCGCCATGTAGGAGCCAATGCGATCGCTAATATTTTTGCCGATCTATTATCCTTAATTGCCTTTGTCATTGTTTTAGTTAGTAGCAGAGAAGAAATTGAAGTAGTTAAAGAGTTTATTGATGAGATTGTCTATGGTCTGAGTGACTCGGCTAAGGCCTTTTTAATCATTCTATTTACCGATATGTTTGTGGGCTTTCACTCCCCTCACGGTTGGGAAGTAATTCTTGAGAGTATTGCTCGTCATTTTGGGCTACCGGAAAACCGAGACTTTAATTTTCTATTTATCGCCACCTTTCCCGTTATTCTAGACACAGTGTTTAAATACTGGATTTTCCGCTACCTGAATAGTATTTCCCCTTCTTCCGTGGCCACTTACCGCAACATGAATGAATAGCGGGAACCTCGAAAAAAAGATTTTGTTAACAAAAAGCTGGTCAAGGCAAATTACTTGACATACAGTAACAACGGAAAATAG contains:
- a CDS encoding IS4 family transposase, encoding MTTAAVEEYKIMLSVGDTTFLDYRNIKEKREGYGPTGKGGNGLILHSALAIEPEKGQVLGLLWQKLWNREVKEKPPTDETAKQKKERQKEQRKAARQRPFEEKESYKWVEALNTCEKQVESSTRVIHVFDREGDVSEVFDSVRQLKHTGVLVRASHNRSLDKNSERLWQHLESEPIRFHQEIEIPSTGKRKARKVKLAVRFCSVNLRTPYRFDNRDPLNVYAVYATEIDCPEGETPLSWMLLTTEVVETIEMAVTILRWYTYRWRVEEFHKVLKSGCQSERYRLASDGMKTLLGFLSVIAVELLHVTYLHRTQPDALAIEILNPLQLQVLKAAASQKLPPILTVAWAVESVAFLGGYLEHRRKTPLGIQVLWRGWLKLHDLCQGWQLAIRT
- a CDS encoding IS110 family transposase, coding for MSEKEAILGIDISKDKFSAALLKGEKKSQVKEFSNNLEGFEQLKQWLEQNQLEKVHACLEATSTYGHSVATYLHSLGHVVSIVNPARIKGFAQSRLSRTKNAQADATTIARFCAALKPQAWTPPSPEMAQLQSYSRRLRALEQMATQEKNRLKTTVDESLIEDIEAHLVFLETQIDNVKKRQKELLNEYSSLKSQADLLTSIVGIGEPTAMTILAEIGDINQFSSARQLAAFAGLTPQEHQSGTSVKGKTRLCKIGNPHLRKALYFPALSSIRHCSPMKDLRERFLEAGKNILNTVTGCEF
- a CDS encoding IS1634 family transposase, whose amino-acid sequence is MFLSTNVLDSQALSPDQMLAEYKAQQITERGFRFLKDPFFFASALFLKNPQRIMALMMIMVVSLLVYTLAQRRLQLALAASHQTIPHQKGIPTSTPTLRWVFQSFLFIRWLEIDGIPTIVNFTSNHKHILSFLCSYCQKYYFIS
- a CDS encoding proton extrusion protein PcxA, with translation MKLNTLWNKTTQWLTGRTERSLEQAFQAALQIKELEDHYFQGHKVSADSIAYGASVITYFTTEVKQHLQTIQVNLAAFKKTPHFQPVVPDIVENNQPKDHSLKGQDEVNYLLEKLQFIDGMVARYSTLAIESASSIAIAAAPLPPSEILPPARIMDNQRKARPMPKNSSRYLRPNDGNQKLDSASRKTGMLPRSFLRTLNRLKQEMDPQSDEKEEEVLNQYRSARYKTTLSVKFLLMLIIIPLLTHQLTKTFFLTPIVEKYFDNHLEMVFLNQSLETEAFAELKHFEDTLRFQGLIQPEKRLSTEEIDERLKEKAQEISNSYRHVGANAIANIFADLLSLIAFVIVLVSSREEIEVVKEFIDEIVYGLSDSAKAFLIILFTDMFVGFHSPHGWEVILESIARHFGLPENRDFNFLFIATFPVILDTVFKYWIFRYLNSISPSSVATYRNMNE